A DNA window from Sphingopyxis macrogoltabida contains the following coding sequences:
- a CDS encoding Crp/Fnr family transcriptional regulator encodes MDHAKLAELQGPESIFSGLSIQDWADIAGRAVQINFTKGKELLAQGDTGDSLLILTEGSARVSMLTANGREIVLAYAEPGAVLGEIALLDGGERTASVTATSAGSALQLGRNAMRDFATSHPEFAWSLMQQLARRLRTADQTIESDRAYASGPRLARYLKRLIRKDAEASQRVELSQTELGNFAGMSREHINRQLKSWEESGVISLEQGRVRVLDADMLEDISESEG; translated from the coding sequence ATGGATCACGCGAAACTCGCCGAATTGCAGGGCCCCGAGAGTATTTTTTCCGGCCTGTCGATTCAGGACTGGGCCGATATCGCAGGCCGTGCAGTCCAGATCAATTTCACCAAGGGCAAGGAATTGCTGGCCCAGGGCGACACGGGCGACAGCCTGCTGATCCTGACCGAGGGCAGCGCGCGCGTATCGATGCTGACCGCGAACGGGCGCGAAATCGTGCTGGCTTATGCCGAACCGGGCGCCGTGCTCGGCGAGATCGCACTCCTCGACGGCGGCGAGCGCACCGCATCGGTGACTGCGACCAGCGCTGGTAGCGCGCTCCAGCTCGGCCGCAACGCAATGCGCGATTTCGCAACCAGCCATCCCGAATTCGCCTGGTCGCTGATGCAGCAGCTCGCACGCCGCCTGCGCACCGCCGACCAGACGATCGAGAGCGACCGCGCTTATGCTTCGGGGCCGCGGCTGGCGCGCTATCTCAAGCGGCTGATTCGCAAGGATGCCGAGGCATCGCAACGCGTCGAACTGAGCCAGACCGAACTCGGCAATTTTGCGGGAATGAGCCGCGAGCATATCAACCGCCAGCTCAAGAGCTGGGAAGAATCGGGTGTTATCTCGCTGGAGCAGGGCCGGGTGCGCGTGCTCGACGCCGATATGCTGGAGGATATCAGCGAGAGCGAAGGCTAG
- a CDS encoding S41 family peptidase has protein sequence MLARLLLAAWVAFAWAGVCLANNIPDLTAAQWREDIDALVAGMERNHRDPWNFASQAEIGRLADEAAAKAGKADNFAMLVALQRIAAAIGDGHSFVAVSDRYWRYPVEIRWIEGEFHIVGALPGRSDMLGSKLIAIDDVPTAQAVEKLLALVPRNENRWYERDAVAGLLTQAQPLNALGVTRRAAEATFTVETAAGLRKQMRMSSYAPADRPSLVTIGNEGAPVVSEPERGLRLRLFDDVAYLDFAGYQDLAKTGPGIWAAIDDAKPRALIVDFRKNRGGSLPAGRQYMVYPAWERTQLNREGCLFVLTGPATFSAAMTNVTDMRRETEAILVGLPTGARPNGYQENKWFALPNSGLRVSAAQRRYRFGAPGETTVTPDIQVEQTIDDWRHGRDTVLQTALAMAGNCQRDQRH, from the coding sequence ATGCTCGCAAGGCTGTTGCTGGCGGCATGGGTTGCATTCGCTTGGGCAGGCGTTTGCCTGGCGAACAATATTCCCGATCTGACCGCTGCACAGTGGCGCGAAGATATCGACGCGCTCGTTGCAGGGATGGAGCGGAACCATCGCGATCCCTGGAACTTCGCTTCGCAGGCCGAAATCGGGCGGCTTGCCGATGAAGCGGCGGCCAAAGCCGGCAAGGCCGACAATTTCGCCATGCTGGTGGCCCTGCAGCGGATCGCCGCCGCCATCGGCGACGGGCATAGTTTCGTCGCCGTGTCCGACCGATATTGGCGATACCCCGTCGAAATTCGCTGGATCGAAGGCGAATTCCATATCGTCGGCGCTTTGCCCGGGCGCAGCGACATGCTGGGCAGCAAGCTGATCGCGATCGACGATGTTCCAACCGCACAGGCCGTCGAAAAGCTGTTGGCCCTCGTGCCGCGGAATGAAAATCGCTGGTACGAACGCGATGCGGTTGCCGGGCTGTTGACTCAAGCCCAACCTTTGAACGCGCTCGGCGTGACACGCCGCGCGGCCGAGGCGACTTTCACGGTCGAGACCGCCGCCGGGCTCCGCAAGCAGATGCGGATGTCATCATATGCGCCGGCCGACCGACCTTCGCTCGTAACGATCGGCAACGAGGGGGCGCCCGTTGTTTCGGAGCCCGAGCGCGGTTTGCGGCTTCGCCTGTTCGACGATGTCGCCTATCTCGATTTCGCCGGTTATCAGGACCTCGCGAAGACAGGCCCCGGCATCTGGGCGGCGATCGACGATGCCAAGCCTCGTGCGCTCATCGTCGACTTCCGAAAAAATCGCGGCGGCTCGTTGCCGGCGGGACGGCAATATATGGTCTATCCCGCGTGGGAGCGCACTCAACTCAATCGTGAAGGCTGCCTGTTCGTCCTGACCGGGCCCGCGACCTTTTCCGCTGCCATGACCAATGTCACCGATATGCGGCGCGAAACCGAAGCAATCCTCGTCGGGCTGCCGACGGGCGCTCGTCCGAACGGCTATCAGGAGAACAAGTGGTTTGCATTGCCGAACTCGGGTCTTCGCGTATCCGCGGCGCAACGCCGCTATCGGTTCGGCGCGCCGGGCGAAACGACGGTCACCCCCGATATTCAGGTCGAACAGACGATCGATGACTGGCGGCACGGGCGGGACACGGTGTTGCAGACCGCGCTTGCCATGGCAGGCAATTGCCAACGCGACCAACGGCATTGA
- a CDS encoding lipoprotein-releasing ABC transporter permease subunit produces the protein MILRPYERTIFKRYLLPQRGEGFIFVAAAFSFTAVMLGVAALVIVMSVMNGVRADLFDKIVGLNGHAVVQGFGGRLDDWQGVLKEAKATPGVVSATPLIEQPLLATFSGRVEGVLVRGMTVPDIRKNETLGGKVLQGSLNSLTPNSGNIAIGSELARNLGATVGSNLTIINPAGRSTPFGTVPREISYRVSAVFEIGVYDFDKAYVVMPMEDAQLLLLTGDQIGMIEVKVTDPDKVGTILQPLAEKVAAQAIISDWRSMNASLFEALSVERVAMFVILSLIILVASFNIISSLIMLVRAKTRDMAILRTMGAPRDAVMRIFMAIGLAIGVSGTLVGMALGFATLFFRQGVLRGVEFLTGQQLWDPSIRFLTELPSKPDPFEITLIAVMTILFSFLATLYPAYKAANTDPVQVLRYE, from the coding sequence ATGATCCTGCGTCCGTACGAACGCACCATCTTCAAGCGTTACCTGCTTCCGCAACGCGGCGAGGGCTTCATTTTCGTCGCCGCGGCGTTCAGCTTTACCGCCGTGATGCTGGGCGTTGCGGCGCTGGTGATCGTGATGAGCGTGATGAACGGCGTCCGCGCCGACCTGTTCGACAAGATCGTCGGGCTCAACGGCCATGCCGTGGTGCAAGGCTTCGGCGGCCGGCTCGACGACTGGCAGGGCGTGCTCAAGGAAGCGAAGGCGACGCCCGGCGTCGTGTCGGCGACGCCGCTGATCGAACAGCCCTTGCTCGCGACCTTCAGCGGGCGGGTCGAGGGCGTGCTGGTTCGCGGCATGACGGTTCCCGACATCCGCAAGAACGAGACGCTCGGCGGCAAGGTGCTGCAGGGCAGCCTCAATTCGCTGACCCCCAATTCGGGCAATATCGCGATCGGCAGCGAACTGGCGCGCAACCTTGGCGCGACGGTCGGTTCGAACCTGACGATCATCAACCCCGCCGGCCGCTCGACGCCCTTCGGTACAGTGCCGCGCGAGATCAGCTACCGCGTGTCGGCGGTGTTCGAGATCGGCGTCTATGATTTCGACAAGGCCTATGTCGTCATGCCGATGGAGGATGCGCAACTCCTGCTGCTCACCGGCGACCAGATCGGGATGATCGAGGTCAAGGTGACCGATCCCGACAAGGTCGGCACGATCCTGCAGCCGCTGGCCGAAAAGGTGGCCGCGCAGGCGATCATCTCCGACTGGCGGTCGATGAACGCCAGCCTGTTCGAGGCGCTGTCGGTCGAACGCGTCGCGATGTTCGTGATTCTGTCGCTGATCATCCTCGTCGCGTCGTTCAACATCATCTCCTCGCTGATCATGCTGGTGCGGGCGAAGACGCGCGACATGGCGATCCTGCGCACGATGGGGGCGCCGCGCGACGCGGTGATGCGGATATTTATGGCCATCGGCCTCGCGATCGGCGTTTCGGGCACGCTCGTCGGGATGGCGCTCGGGTTCGCCACGCTGTTCTTCCGGCAGGGCGTGCTGCGCGGCGTCGAGTTCCTGACCGGGCAGCAGCTCTGGGACCCGTCGATCCGCTTCCTGACCGAACTGCCGTCGAAGCCCGACCCGTTCGAAATCACCCTGATCGCGGTGATGACGATCCTCTTCAGCTTCCTCGCGACGCTCTATCCTGCGTACAAGGCGGCGAATACCGATCCCGTACAGGTGCTGCGCTATGAGTGA
- a CDS encoding ABC transporter ATP-binding protein, giving the protein MSDVVLELAALKRSFTQGDVIIEVLRGVDAHLKRGEIVALLGPSGSGKSTMLQAVGLLEGGFDGTIRIDGEDVTRLGQGERTKMRREKIGFVYQFHHLLPDFNAIENVVLPQLIRGAKQAEAEERAADLLGRLGLGERLHHKPSKLSGGEQQRVAVARALANRPLLVLADEPTGNLDEATADRVFDQFVKLVRDHGSAALVATHNERLAAKMDRVLRLHEGHIEV; this is encoded by the coding sequence ATGAGTGACGTCGTTCTCGAACTCGCGGCATTGAAACGCAGCTTCACGCAAGGCGATGTCATCATCGAAGTGTTGCGCGGCGTCGATGCGCATCTGAAGCGCGGCGAGATCGTCGCATTGCTCGGCCCGTCGGGGTCGGGCAAATCGACGATGCTGCAAGCCGTGGGGCTGCTCGAGGGCGGTTTCGACGGCACGATCCGCATCGACGGCGAGGATGTCACGCGGCTGGGGCAGGGCGAGCGCACGAAGATGCGGCGCGAGAAAATCGGCTTCGTCTATCAGTTCCACCACCTGCTCCCCGATTTCAACGCGATCGAGAATGTCGTGCTGCCGCAACTGATTCGCGGTGCGAAGCAGGCCGAGGCGGAAGAACGCGCCGCCGACCTGCTCGGCCGGCTCGGGCTGGGCGAACGGTTGCATCACAAGCCGAGCAAGCTGTCGGGCGGCGAACAGCAGCGCGTCGCGGTGGCGCGTGCGCTCGCCAACCGGCCGCTGCTCGTGCTCGCCGACGAGCCGACCGGCAACCTCGACGAGGCAACGGCCGACCGCGTGTTCGACCAGTTCGTCAAGCTGGTGCGCGACCATGGCTCGGCGGCGCTGGTCGCGACGCACAACGAACGGCTGGCGGCGAAGATGGATCGCGTGCTGCGCTTGCACGAAGGGCATATCGAGGTTTAG
- a CDS encoding glutathione peroxidase, protein MGLYDLSAKLPGGGAQSLADYRGKVLLIVNTASKCGFTPQYEGLEELYRDYKDREFEILAFPCNQFGAQEPGDAAEIANFCSLTYDVSFPLMAKIDVNGDDADPIFKHLKKEKTGLLGSGIKWNFTKFLVDRDGKTVSRHAPTTKPEQLRKEIEELLG, encoded by the coding sequence ATGGGACTTTACGATCTTTCGGCGAAGCTTCCCGGCGGCGGCGCGCAGTCGCTCGCCGATTACCGCGGCAAGGTGCTGCTGATCGTCAACACCGCGTCGAAATGCGGCTTCACCCCGCAATATGAGGGGCTCGAGGAACTCTACCGTGATTACAAGGATCGCGAGTTCGAGATACTGGCCTTTCCGTGTAACCAGTTCGGTGCGCAGGAGCCCGGTGACGCGGCGGAGATCGCAAACTTCTGTTCGCTGACCTATGACGTTAGCTTTCCTTTGATGGCGAAGATCGACGTCAACGGCGACGATGCCGATCCGATTTTCAAGCATCTGAAGAAGGAAAAGACCGGCCTGCTCGGCAGCGGCATCAAATGGAATTTCACCAAATTCCTCGTCGATCGCGACGGCAAGACCGTCTCGCGCCACGCACCGACGACGAAGCCCGAGCAGCTTCGCAAGGAAATCGAGGAATTGCTGGGCTGA
- a CDS encoding sulfatase-like hydrolase/transferase — MRATTASHARGAAKTILLLLALAFGIGEIAARVATLGASPSLLFYAALYGLLAVCLWGAAFIGSAPLRWAWATLLALAALLVDGFQAATAEAMSYDAFVTMLHSAGFADDALMQHGASIARAAAGALLVLLAIGLEPGPRRWIPRTVALAAPFAGLAILTILLFFRGGEGARGLPGAWVGTSYAALYAIEAVTEPIPPRQPVRLVPRPSAGQGDVVLIIDESIAARYLDINDDAGVRSGLKSPSGNVAVANFGIAASITNCSYGSNLTLRYGGTRDGYQRQNAALPSIFAYARRAGFATTYIDAQRTGGAYQNGMDDAERRDIDHFVQFDDTPVVDRDMAAADALIALLGNGRRDFILINKMGAHFPVADKYPETAAAFGPALPRGETANVTEMRLPENLFSGAEAWRLYRNSYRNTVAWTVGAFFDRLFAGARLDGALIVYTADHGQNLHERGDPGTTTHCSPFPEAEEGAVPLVVIGDDDRWAAAAKANFDASSHYRIFPTLLGAMGYDRDAVRRLYGEALDSARADPATFNSLFNARLGRKPIWVEVRRSAVARPPATDFDAR; from the coding sequence ATGCGGGCGACGACAGCAAGCCATGCGCGCGGCGCAGCCAAGACGATTCTGCTGCTGCTCGCGCTGGCATTCGGCATCGGCGAGATCGCGGCGCGCGTCGCGACGCTGGGAGCGTCGCCATCCTTGCTATTCTACGCCGCGCTTTATGGCCTTCTCGCCGTCTGCCTGTGGGGTGCTGCCTTTATCGGGTCGGCGCCGCTGCGCTGGGCCTGGGCAACGCTGCTCGCGCTCGCGGCGCTGCTCGTCGACGGTTTCCAGGCCGCCACGGCCGAGGCGATGAGCTACGACGCCTTCGTCACCATGCTCCATTCGGCGGGCTTCGCCGACGATGCGCTGATGCAACATGGCGCCTCGATCGCCCGGGCGGCGGCGGGCGCGTTGCTCGTCCTGCTCGCTATCGGGCTCGAGCCCGGACCGCGGCGGTGGATTCCCCGCACGGTGGCGCTGGCGGCGCCCTTTGCCGGACTGGCGATCCTGACCATCCTGCTGTTTTTCCGCGGCGGCGAAGGCGCGCGCGGCCTGCCCGGCGCGTGGGTCGGAACCTCCTATGCGGCGCTCTATGCGATCGAAGCGGTGACCGAGCCCATCCCGCCGCGTCAGCCGGTGCGCCTCGTTCCGCGACCTTCGGCCGGACAGGGCGACGTCGTGCTGATCATCGATGAAAGCATCGCCGCGCGCTATCTCGACATCAACGACGACGCCGGTGTCCGCTCGGGACTGAAATCGCCGTCCGGCAACGTCGCCGTCGCCAATTTCGGGATCGCCGCGTCGATCACCAATTGCAGCTACGGCAGCAACCTCACCCTTCGCTACGGCGGCACGCGTGACGGATATCAGCGGCAGAATGCCGCGCTGCCTTCGATCTTCGCCTATGCAAGGCGAGCGGGCTTCGCGACGACCTATATCGACGCGCAGCGCACCGGCGGCGCCTATCAGAACGGCATGGACGACGCCGAGCGGCGCGACATCGACCATTTTGTCCAGTTCGACGACACGCCGGTCGTCGATCGCGACATGGCGGCCGCGGACGCGCTGATCGCGCTGCTGGGCAATGGCCGCCGCGACTTCATCCTCATCAACAAGATGGGCGCCCATTTTCCGGTAGCGGACAAATATCCCGAGACCGCTGCAGCCTTCGGCCCGGCCTTGCCACGCGGAGAAACCGCCAACGTCACTGAAATGCGGCTGCCCGAAAATCTGTTCAGCGGCGCCGAGGCGTGGCGGCTCTATCGCAACAGCTACCGCAACACCGTCGCCTGGACGGTCGGTGCCTTCTTCGACCGGCTGTTCGCGGGCGCCCGTCTCGACGGCGCGCTGATCGTCTACACCGCCGATCATGGCCAGAATCTCCACGAACGCGGCGATCCCGGCACGACGACGCATTGCAGCCCGTTTCCGGAAGCCGAAGAGGGCGCCGTGCCGCTCGTCGTCATTGGCGATGACGATCGCTGGGCTGCCGCCGCAAAGGCGAATTTCGACGCATCGAGCCATTACCGGATCTTTCCGACCCTGCTCGGCGCCATGGGCTATGATCGTGACGCGGTCCGCCGCCTCTACGGCGAAGCGCTCGATTCGGCGCGCGCCGACCCCGCCACCTTCAACAGCCTGTTCAACGCCCGACTGGGACGCAAGCCGATATGGGTCGAGGTGCGGCGCAGCGCCGTGGCGCGGCCGCCCGCGACCGATTTCGACGCACGCTAG